One Sinorhizobium mexicanum genomic region harbors:
- the xseA gene encoding exodeoxyribonuclease VII large subunit: MNSFFDSPAPSNLAEYSVSELSGSIKRTVEQAFDQVRVRGEISGYRGPHSSGHAYFSLKDDRARIDAVIWKSAFSRLKFRPEEGMEVIATGKVTTFPGSSKYQIVIESLEPAGAGALMALLEERKRKLAAEGLFEAGRKRPLPFMPKVIGVVTSPTGAVIRDILHRIADRFPVHVVVWPVRVQGDGSGEEVAAAIQGFNAFEIGGPIPRPDVLIVARGGGSLEDLWSFNDEAVVRAAAASAIPLISAVGHETDWTLIDYAADQRAPTPTGAAEMAVPVKADLEAEVSALSARLKAAAGRQMENRRQAVRSLSRALPSLDQLLALPRRRFDEASAGLGRGLQMNTANKRRAFERIGAHLRSDLLTTRISDRRRRLSEAMNRAEWIVERQVHRGQSRVSAADASLRALPSRLIGQIHRASDRVAGLRARSDAAIAGEMRRLKGVLTAQDRVLQSLSYRNVLKRGFALVRDAAGQPVKQAATVAPGMALSLEFADGSVSAVAGEGGAPPSPQEPKKRPSRSPEPASGPPKQGSLF; this comes from the coding sequence ATGAACTCGTTCTTCGATTCTCCTGCGCCGTCCAATCTCGCCGAATATTCGGTCTCGGAGCTTTCCGGCTCGATCAAGCGCACGGTCGAGCAGGCGTTCGACCAGGTTCGCGTGCGCGGCGAGATCTCCGGTTATCGTGGTCCGCACTCGTCGGGCCACGCCTATTTTTCGCTGAAGGATGATCGCGCCCGCATCGACGCGGTGATCTGGAAAAGCGCGTTCTCGCGGCTGAAGTTCCGCCCGGAAGAGGGGATGGAGGTTATCGCGACTGGCAAGGTCACGACCTTCCCCGGCTCGTCCAAATACCAGATCGTCATCGAATCCTTGGAGCCGGCCGGCGCCGGCGCGTTGATGGCGCTGCTTGAGGAACGCAAGCGCAAGCTCGCGGCCGAAGGCCTGTTCGAGGCAGGGCGCAAGCGGCCGCTGCCCTTCATGCCCAAGGTGATCGGCGTGGTGACCTCGCCGACCGGCGCCGTCATCCGCGATATTCTCCACCGGATTGCCGATCGTTTCCCGGTTCATGTCGTCGTCTGGCCGGTGCGTGTGCAGGGCGACGGATCTGGCGAGGAAGTGGCAGCCGCCATTCAAGGCTTCAATGCGTTCGAAATCGGCGGGCCCATTCCGCGGCCGGACGTGCTGATCGTCGCCCGCGGCGGCGGCAGCCTTGAAGACCTCTGGAGCTTCAACGACGAGGCCGTCGTGCGCGCGGCCGCCGCATCCGCTATTCCGCTGATCTCGGCGGTCGGCCACGAGACCGACTGGACCCTGATCGACTATGCCGCCGACCAGCGGGCGCCGACGCCGACTGGTGCGGCCGAAATGGCCGTACCGGTAAAGGCCGACCTCGAGGCGGAGGTGTCGGCGCTGTCGGCGCGGCTGAAGGCGGCCGCCGGGCGACAGATGGAGAACCGCCGGCAGGCGGTGCGCTCGCTTTCGCGGGCTCTGCCTTCGCTCGATCAGCTGCTGGCTCTGCCCCGACGCCGTTTCGATGAGGCGTCGGCCGGCCTTGGCCGCGGCTTGCAAATGAACACCGCCAATAAGCGCCGTGCCTTCGAGCGGATAGGTGCGCATCTCCGCTCGGATCTGCTGACGACGCGGATCAGCGATCGCCGGCGGCGTCTCTCGGAGGCGATGAACCGTGCCGAGTGGATCGTCGAGCGCCAGGTCCATCGCGGCCAGTCGCGCGTCTCCGCCGCCGACGCCTCGCTTCGCGCCCTGCCGTCGCGCCTCATCGGACAGATCCACCGCGCCTCCGATCGCGTCGCGGGCCTTCGCGCCCGGTCTGATGCTGCAATCGCCGGCGAAATGCGCAGGCTCAAGGGTGTGCTCACCGCGCAGGACCGGGTGCTGCAATCGCTGTCTTATCGCAATGTGCTCAAGCGCGGCTTCGCGCTGGTGCGCGATGCGGCGGGCCAGCCGGTGAAACAGGCGGCGACGGTCGCGCCCGGCATGGCGCTTTCGCTGGAGTTTGCGGATGGCAGCGTGTCGGCGGTCGCAGGCGAGGGCGGCGCGCCCCCGTCGCCGCAAGAGCCGAAAAAGCGTCCGTCACGATCGCCGGAGCCTGCCTCCGGGCCGCCCAAGCAGGGCAGCCTGTTTTAA
- a CDS encoding MarR family winged helix-turn-helix transcriptional regulator: protein MEEPDKDHVDKILAQWRRERPELDVAAMGLLGRLGRLRAHIAREQETVFAKYELTSASFDVLATLRRSGSPFQLSPGELLAATMVTSGTMTNRIDQLEKAGLVKRLDNPEDRRGVIIALTPEGRQRIDAAVTAHVANQQRLVAGLESEERNALNALLRKFLATFE, encoded by the coding sequence ATGGAAGAGCCAGACAAGGATCATGTGGACAAGATCCTGGCGCAGTGGCGCCGGGAGCGACCGGAGCTCGACGTTGCGGCGATGGGCCTTCTCGGGCGCCTCGGACGGCTGAGGGCCCATATCGCCCGCGAACAGGAAACGGTCTTCGCCAAATATGAGCTCACATCGGCGAGCTTCGACGTGCTGGCGACGCTCCGGCGCTCCGGTTCCCCTTTTCAGCTTTCGCCCGGCGAATTACTTGCGGCGACCATGGTCACCTCCGGCACGATGACCAACCGTATCGACCAGCTCGAGAAGGCCGGTCTCGTCAAGCGTCTCGATAATCCCGAAGACCGGCGCGGGGTGATCATCGCCCTGACGCCGGAGGGGAGACAACGCATCGACGCGGCGGTGACGGCCCATGTCGCCAACCAGCAGCGCCTGGTTGCCGGCCTGGAATCCGAGGAGCGGAATGCGCTCAACGCGCTGCTCCGTAAATTCCTGGCGACGTTCGAGTGA
- a CDS encoding EamA family transporter has translation MNTRNFDIGLTAVAPAIWGSTYLVTTEFLPPGYPLTVAMLRALPAGLLLLLLVRQMPKGIWWLRSFLLGALNFSFFWAMLFVSAYRLPGGVAATVGAIQPLIVIVLSRIVLGSPIRALSVGAGVAGIAGVALLVLTPNAALDPVGVFAGMAGAVSMAFGTVLSRHWAPPVSPLTFTAWQLTAGGLLLVPVALLLEPSLPPLTMANITGFAYLGLIGAAFTYVLWLRGLSRLEPAQVSPLGFLSPVTAILLGWGVLDQQLTPVQLIGIAVVFASVWMSQQAQMPRRAAPIRA, from the coding sequence ATGAACACGCGCAACTTCGACATTGGCCTCACGGCCGTAGCACCGGCGATCTGGGGCAGCACCTATCTCGTTACGACGGAATTCCTACCCCCCGGCTATCCGCTCACCGTCGCCATGTTGAGAGCCCTGCCGGCGGGGCTTCTTCTGCTGCTCCTCGTCCGACAGATGCCGAAGGGGATCTGGTGGCTGCGCAGCTTTCTCTTGGGTGCGCTTAACTTCTCGTTCTTCTGGGCGATGCTCTTCGTCTCCGCCTATCGCCTCCCCGGCGGCGTCGCCGCGACCGTCGGCGCCATTCAGCCGCTGATTGTCATCGTCCTGTCGCGGATTGTTCTCGGCTCGCCGATCCGGGCGCTCAGCGTCGGGGCAGGCGTGGCCGGCATCGCAGGCGTGGCGCTGCTCGTGCTGACGCCAAACGCAGCGCTCGATCCGGTAGGCGTTTTCGCCGGTATGGCAGGGGCCGTTTCCATGGCGTTCGGCACGGTGCTCAGCCGTCACTGGGCGCCGCCGGTCTCGCCGCTCACCTTCACCGCCTGGCAATTGACCGCCGGCGGCCTGCTGCTGGTGCCGGTCGCGCTCCTGCTGGAGCCCTCCTTGCCGCCGCTCACCATGGCGAATATCACGGGTTTCGCCTATCTCGGTCTCATCGGTGCCGCCTTCACCTACGTTCTCTGGCTTCGCGGGCTCTCACGTCTGGAGCCGGCGCAGGTCTCGCCGCTCGGTTTCTTAAGCCCCGTCACAGCGATCCTGCTCGGCTGGGGCGTGCTCGATCAGCAGCTCACGCCGGTGCAACTGATCGGCATCGCCGTCGTCTTCGCGAGCGTCTGGATGAGTCAGCAGGCACAAATGCCGCGCCGTGCCGCTCCCATCCGAGCGTAG
- a CDS encoding aminopeptidase encodes MNAPLQSARNPVDPVKLEKLAEVAVKVGLQLQRGQDLVVTAPIAALPLVRLITKHAYIAGAGLVTTFYSDEETTLARYAHAPDESFDRASDWLYDGMAKAYAGGAARLAIAGDNPMMLSAQDPAKVARANKANSIAYKPALEKISNFDINWNIVSYPNPSWAKQMFPDDPEAVAVEKLANAIFSASRVDVDDPIAAWKEHNTNLGRRSAWLNGERFAALHFTGPGTDLTVGLADGHEWHGGASTAKNGITCNPNIPTEEVFTTPHALRVEGHVSSTKPLSHQGTLIDDIQVRFEGGRIVEAKASRGEEVLKKVLDTDEGARRLGEVALVPHSSPISASGILFYNTLFDENASCHIALGQCYSKCFLDGANLSQEQIRAQGGNSSLIHIDWMIGSDKVDIVGVRADGSRVPVMRKGEWA; translated from the coding sequence ATGAACGCCCCCCTTCAATCCGCAAGGAACCCCGTCGATCCCGTAAAACTCGAAAAGCTCGCGGAGGTCGCAGTCAAGGTCGGCCTGCAGTTGCAGAGGGGTCAGGACCTGGTCGTGACCGCACCGATCGCAGCGCTGCCGCTCGTGCGCCTCATCACAAAGCATGCCTACATTGCCGGCGCGGGTCTGGTGACGACGTTCTACTCGGATGAGGAGACAACGCTCGCCCGCTACGCCCATGCGCCGGACGAGAGTTTCGACCGCGCAAGCGACTGGCTCTACGATGGCATGGCGAAAGCCTATGCGGGCGGCGCCGCGCGGCTCGCCATTGCCGGCGACAACCCGATGATGCTTTCGGCCCAGGACCCGGCGAAGGTCGCGCGCGCCAACAAGGCCAACTCAATCGCCTACAAGCCGGCGCTCGAAAAGATCTCCAATTTTGACATCAACTGGAACATCGTCTCCTATCCGAACCCATCCTGGGCGAAGCAGATGTTTCCGGACGATCCCGAGGCGGTCGCCGTCGAGAAGCTGGCGAATGCCATTTTCTCAGCCTCCCGCGTCGACGTCGACGACCCGATCGCCGCCTGGAAGGAGCACAACACCAATCTCGGCAGGCGCTCGGCATGGCTGAACGGCGAGCGCTTCGCCGCACTACATTTCACCGGCCCGGGCACCGACCTGACTGTCGGGCTTGCCGACGGCCACGAATGGCACGGCGGCGCCTCGACCGCCAAAAACGGCATTACCTGCAATCCGAATATCCCGACCGAAGAAGTGTTCACGACGCCGCATGCGCTGCGCGTCGAGGGACACGTCTCGAGTACGAAGCCGCTGTCGCATCAGGGCACGTTGATCGACGATATTCAGGTGCGCTTCGAGGGCGGCCGGATCGTCGAGGCCAAGGCCTCGCGCGGCGAGGAAGTGCTGAAGAAAGTTCTCGATACCGACGAGGGCGCGCGCCGGCTCGGCGAAGTGGCGCTGGTGCCGCATTCCTCGCCGATCTCGGCAAGCGGCATCCTCTTCTACAACACCCTCTTCGACGAAAACGCCTCCTGCCACATCGCGCTCGGCCAATGCTACTCGAAGTGCTTCCTCGACGGCGCCAACCTCAGCCAGGAGCAGATCCGGGCGCAGGGCGGCAATTCGAGCCTGATTCACATCGACTGGATGATCGGCTCGGACAAGGTCGATATCGTCGGCGTACGAGCCGACGGCAGCCGCGTGCCCGTCATGCGCAAGGGCGAATGGGCCTGA
- a CDS encoding glutathione S-transferase family protein: MTAPLTLISHHLCPYVQRAAITLAEKGVPYERVYIDLANKPDWFLKISPLGKVPLLRIPQDGDEAILFESTVICEYLEETQPGAKLHPSDPLTRARHRGWMEFGSAILSDLWVYETTQDAEVLEAKRGVLKTKFATVEAELGDGPYFAGADFSLVDAVFAPIFRYFDLFDTISDMGIFDGLPRVKVWRKALAARASVKAAVTADYPERLMAFLSKHDAALLRSRRAAA, encoded by the coding sequence ATGACCGCGCCACTGACCCTGATCAGCCACCATCTCTGCCCATACGTCCAGCGCGCCGCGATCACGCTCGCCGAAAAAGGCGTGCCGTACGAACGCGTCTATATCGATCTCGCCAACAAACCGGACTGGTTCCTGAAAATCTCGCCGCTCGGCAAGGTGCCCCTACTCCGCATTCCTCAGGACGGCGACGAAGCGATCCTCTTCGAAAGCACGGTGATCTGCGAATATCTGGAAGAGACCCAGCCGGGAGCGAAACTGCACCCCTCCGACCCGCTGACGCGGGCGCGCCATCGTGGCTGGATGGAGTTCGGCTCGGCGATTCTTTCCGATCTCTGGGTCTATGAAACCACCCAGGATGCCGAAGTGCTCGAAGCCAAGCGCGGCGTGCTCAAGACGAAATTCGCGACCGTCGAAGCAGAGCTCGGCGATGGCCCCTATTTCGCGGGCGCGGATTTCAGCCTGGTCGATGCCGTCTTCGCGCCGATCTTCCGCTATTTCGACCTATTCGACACGATCTCGGACATGGGCATCTTCGACGGCCTGCCGCGCGTCAAAGTCTGGCGGAAGGCACTTGCGGCACGGGCGAGCGTGAAAGCCGCGGTGACCGCAGACTATCCTGAGCGGTTGATGGCGTTTCTCTCGAAACACGACGCGGCGCTTCTTCGCTCCCGGCGCGCCGCCGCATGA
- a CDS encoding MarR family winged helix-turn-helix transcriptional regulator — MKNEKSVACEPTLATTRAWVALMRAQRRVLAAIEKDFKEAGLPPLGWYDVLWELVRAEAGRLRPFEIEARTLLAQYNLSRLIDRLEKEGLVRREAFDEDARGCWVVVTEAGRQMRARMWQTYAGSIERHVGAKLGEAEAGKLAELLSRLT, encoded by the coding sequence ATGAAGAATGAAAAATCAGTGGCCTGCGAGCCGACATTGGCGACCACGCGAGCGTGGGTCGCGCTCATGCGAGCGCAACGGCGCGTGCTCGCGGCGATCGAGAAGGATTTCAAGGAGGCAGGCCTGCCTCCGCTTGGCTGGTACGACGTGCTTTGGGAACTGGTGCGCGCCGAAGCTGGCAGGCTTCGGCCGTTCGAGATTGAGGCCCGCACGCTGCTTGCCCAATACAATCTTTCGCGCCTGATCGATCGGCTGGAAAAGGAAGGCCTGGTGCGCCGGGAAGCCTTCGACGAGGACGCTCGAGGCTGCTGGGTCGTCGTGACCGAAGCGGGCCGTCAGATGCGGGCCCGCATGTGGCAAACCTATGCGGGCTCGATCGAAAGGCATGTCGGTGCAAAGCTTGGCGAGGCTGAGGCAGGCAAGCTCGCCGAATTGCTTTCGCGGCTGACCTGA
- the ybaK gene encoding Cys-tRNA(Pro) deacylase, with protein sequence MSKTTRATQTLAKAGVSFTVHSYDYDPGAERVGLQAAEALGEDPSRVLKTLMAEVDGKPVCCIVPSDREVSMKKLAAAFGGKSASMMKPADAERLTGYHVGGISPFGQKKIVPAAIEEAALAETLVYINGGQRGLQVRLAPKDAQAALKAIAAPLIA encoded by the coding sequence ATGTCCAAGACGACCCGGGCCACGCAGACGCTCGCAAAGGCCGGCGTTTCCTTCACGGTGCACAGCTATGACTACGATCCCGGCGCCGAGCGCGTCGGCCTGCAGGCGGCCGAGGCGCTTGGAGAGGATCCTTCCCGCGTGCTGAAGACGCTGATGGCCGAGGTGGATGGCAAGCCGGTCTGCTGCATCGTGCCTTCCGACCGCGAAGTCAGCATGAAGAAACTGGCAGCAGCTTTCGGCGGCAAGTCGGCCAGCATGATGAAACCCGCCGACGCCGAGCGCCTGACCGGCTACCATGTCGGCGGCATCAGCCCCTTCGGCCAGAAGAAGATCGTTCCGGCCGCGATCGAGGAAGCAGCGCTTGCCGAAACACTCGTCTATATCAATGGCGGACAGCGCGGACTGCAGGTGCGGCTCGCGCCGAAGGATGCGCAGGCGGCGCTGAAGGCGATCGCCGCTCCGCTGATAGCCTGA
- a CDS encoding ArsC family reductase translates to MTVTIYGIRNCDTMKKARSWLEGRGVAYQFHDYKAEGIDRAHLQRWCDEFGWETVLNRSGTTFRNLPEADKQDMTADKAIELMLKQPSMIKRPVLDADGKLMIGFKPELYEARFGA, encoded by the coding sequence ATGACGGTTACGATCTACGGCATCAGGAACTGCGACACGATGAAGAAGGCACGCAGCTGGCTCGAAGGCCGCGGCGTTGCCTACCAGTTCCATGACTACAAGGCAGAAGGAATTGACCGCGCGCATCTTCAGCGCTGGTGCGACGAATTCGGCTGGGAAACCGTGCTCAATCGCTCGGGCACGACCTTCCGCAATCTGCCGGAGGCGGACAAGCAGGACATGACGGCCGACAAGGCGATCGAACTCATGCTCAAGCAGCCGTCGATGATCAAGCGCCCGGTACTCGATGCGGACGGCAAGCTCATGATCGGCTTCAAGCCGGAGCTCTACGAAGCCCGGTTCGGCGCGTAA
- a CDS encoding YitT family protein yields MKVDGEARIAAAPAERHRLYEDALAVLTGTLVVSLGVVIYSKAMLLTGSTAGLALLLQYATGADFWLVFSLVNLPFYVLGVRRLGWPFALRTFLAVSLVSLFSRLTAQWVEFTRIDPVYAAVVGGGLMGMGLLVLFRHRTGLGGINILAIHLQEKWAIRAGYFQLAVDLAILAAASFVLPPANLLLSIVGACVVNMILAINHKPGRYVGIT; encoded by the coding sequence ATGAAGGTCGACGGAGAGGCCCGCATTGCCGCGGCGCCCGCCGAGCGCCACAGGCTCTATGAGGATGCGCTTGCCGTCCTCACCGGCACGCTCGTCGTCTCGCTGGGCGTAGTGATCTATAGCAAGGCGATGCTTTTGACCGGCAGCACCGCCGGCCTCGCGTTGCTTCTGCAATACGCAACCGGCGCGGATTTCTGGCTGGTCTTCTCGCTCGTGAACCTGCCCTTTTACGTTCTTGGCGTCCGACGGCTCGGCTGGCCGTTCGCGTTGCGCACCTTCCTCGCCGTCAGCCTGGTCTCGCTGTTTTCCCGCCTGACGGCGCAATGGGTGGAGTTCACGCGGATTGATCCGGTCTACGCCGCAGTTGTCGGCGGCGGGCTGATGGGGATGGGCCTGCTCGTTCTCTTCCGGCACCGCACCGGCCTCGGCGGCATTAACATCCTGGCGATCCATCTGCAGGAGAAATGGGCAATCCGCGCCGGCTATTTCCAGCTCGCCGTCGATCTGGCGATCCTCGCCGCCGCCTCCTTCGTGCTGCCGCCGGCAAACCTCCTGCTCTCGATCGTTGGCGCTTGCGTCGTCAACATGATCCTCGCGATCAACCACAAGCCCGGGCGTTACGTCGGCATAACCTGA
- the tatA gene encoding tyrosine aminotransferase encodes MFDALARQPDDPLLALIGLYRKDERPGKVDLGVGVYRDETGHTPIFRAVKAAEKRLLETQDTKAYVGPEGDHVFLDHLWTLVGGDTVERSRIASVQTPGGSGALRLAADLIHRVGGRRIWLGLPSWPNHAAIFKAAGLETASYDFFDIPSQAVLFDNVVSALEGAAAGDAVLLHASCHNPTGGALTEAQWLEIAALVAERGLLPLVDLAYQGFGRGLNEDVAGLRHLIGVVPEALVAVSCSKSFGLYRERTGAIYALTASPTSADTVRSNLAGLARTSYSMPPDHGAAVVRTILADKELARDWAEELEAMRLRMTGIRRALAEGLRTRWQALGAIAGQEGMFSMLPFSEAEVLRLRSEHGIYMPTSGRINIAGLKTAEVAGVVGNFTGL; translated from the coding sequence ATGTTCGATGCTCTCGCCCGTCAACCCGACGACCCGTTGCTGGCCCTGATTGGCCTCTACCGAAAGGACGAGCGCCCCGGCAAGGTCGACCTTGGCGTCGGCGTCTATCGCGACGAAACCGGCCATACGCCGATCTTCCGGGCCGTGAAGGCGGCGGAGAAGCGGCTGCTCGAAACGCAGGACACCAAGGCCTATGTCGGACCTGAAGGGGACCATGTGTTCCTCGACCATCTCTGGACGCTCGTCGGCGGCGACACCGTCGAGCGGAGCCGTATCGCGAGCGTGCAGACGCCGGGCGGCTCGGGCGCGCTCAGGCTCGCAGCCGACCTTATCCACCGCGTCGGTGGCCGGCGGATCTGGCTCGGCCTGCCGAGCTGGCCGAACCATGCGGCCATCTTCAAGGCGGCGGGCCTCGAAACGGCAAGCTACGACTTCTTCGACATCCCATCGCAGGCGGTGCTCTTCGACAATGTCGTCAGCGCGCTTGAGGGTGCGGCCGCCGGTGACGCGGTGCTGCTGCACGCAAGCTGCCATAACCCGACGGGCGGCGCGCTGACAGAAGCGCAATGGCTGGAAATCGCCGCGCTCGTCGCGGAGCGGGGCCTCCTGCCGCTGGTCGATCTCGCCTATCAAGGCTTCGGCCGCGGCCTCAACGAGGACGTTGCAGGCCTGAGGCATCTCATCGGGGTCGTTCCCGAAGCACTCGTCGCCGTTTCCTGCTCGAAATCCTTCGGTCTCTACCGCGAGCGCACCGGCGCCATCTACGCGCTCACCGCGTCGCCGACCTCCGCCGACACCGTGCGGTCCAACCTCGCCGGGCTCGCCCGCACCAGCTATTCCATGCCGCCGGATCATGGCGCCGCCGTCGTGCGCACGATCCTCGCCGACAAGGAGCTCGCTCGCGACTGGGCGGAGGAGCTCGAGGCGATGCGCCTACGCATGACCGGCATCCGCCGGGCGCTTGCGGAAGGGCTCAGGACCCGCTGGCAGGCGCTCGGCGCGATCGCCGGCCAAGAGGGCATGTTCTCGATGCTGCCGTTCTCGGAAGCAGAGGTGCTGCGGCTCAGAAGCGAGCACGGCATCTACATGCCGACATCGGGCCGCATCAACATCGCCGGGCTGAAGACGGCGGAAGTCGCCGGCGTCGTCGGCAATTTCACGGGCCTCTGA
- a CDS encoding Lrp/AsnC family transcriptional regulator, with translation MERGRTELDAIDRRIIRLLVEDASRSNNELAEKVGLSPAPLSRRLARLYSAGVIRQTVVVDPRATCIGFQAFVEVTLERTASKVGQRFIELVSRMPEVIECHTVAGDFDFLLKIAVRDVADYKRLLWSEFEQIAEIKTLRSTILLDSPKMQGGVAL, from the coding sequence ATGGAGCGCGGAAGAACGGAACTGGATGCGATCGACCGCAGGATCATCCGCCTGCTCGTCGAGGACGCGTCGAGAAGCAACAACGAACTGGCGGAAAAGGTCGGCCTCTCGCCAGCGCCACTGTCGCGGCGGCTGGCGCGACTCTATTCGGCAGGCGTCATCCGCCAGACGGTCGTTGTGGATCCGAGGGCTACCTGCATCGGCTTCCAGGCCTTTGTCGAGGTGACGCTGGAGCGCACTGCCAGCAAGGTTGGGCAGCGTTTCATCGAGCTGGTCTCGCGCATGCCGGAAGTGATCGAATGCCATACGGTTGCCGGCGATTTCGATTTCCTGCTGAAGATCGCCGTGCGCGATGTTGCGGACTACAAGCGCCTGCTCTGGAGCGAGTTCGAGCAGATCGCCGAAATCAAGACGCTCCGCTCGACCATCCTTCTCGACAGTCCGAAGATGCAGGGGGGTGTCGCGCTGTAG
- a CDS encoding succinylglutamate desuccinylase/aspartoacylase domain-containing protein — protein MEISDIIIAGDTQGVEWRLPVFRFKGTKPEAPRTYIQAALHANELPGTALLHFLLEKLRRADADAAILGDITVVPQANPIGSAQSYFGELQGRFDLGSRTNFNRDFPLISLGERDDLLEDFDRYSAVDRLKRQLLHMALGAELVLDLHCDDEGLQYAYIDEAFWPEAADLAAALYMKAVLLSDGASSAFEEAVGHAWKNEAEDRKRTTLPGRLSVTVELRGTRNVYPETARRDADGVWQFLLGRGVVAGSRADLPAFAGKAVPLDNVEMIRAPAAGAVLFHRDIGESVKAGDLLATILTKPGMPDGSVEVRAPQDGLIVTRVSTRFARRRSDLMKIACAEPSSAARKPGTLEA, from the coding sequence GTGGAAATTTCGGACATCATCATCGCCGGCGACACGCAGGGCGTCGAATGGCGACTGCCGGTCTTCCGGTTCAAGGGGACGAAGCCGGAAGCACCCCGGACCTATATCCAGGCCGCGCTTCACGCGAACGAGCTGCCGGGCACGGCGCTCCTGCATTTCCTTTTGGAGAAGCTGCGCCGGGCGGATGCCGACGCCGCGATCCTCGGCGATATCACCGTCGTTCCGCAAGCGAACCCGATCGGTTCGGCGCAGTCGTACTTCGGCGAATTGCAAGGTCGCTTCGATCTCGGCTCGCGCACCAATTTCAACCGTGATTTCCCGCTGATTTCCCTTGGCGAGCGCGACGATTTGCTCGAAGACTTCGACCGATACTCGGCGGTCGACCGACTGAAGCGGCAGTTGCTCCATATGGCCCTTGGCGCTGAGCTGGTGCTCGACCTCCATTGCGATGACGAAGGGCTGCAATACGCCTATATCGACGAGGCTTTCTGGCCGGAAGCTGCCGATCTCGCCGCGGCGCTCTATATGAAGGCCGTGCTTCTCTCCGACGGCGCAAGCTCCGCTTTCGAGGAAGCGGTTGGCCACGCCTGGAAAAACGAGGCCGAGGACCGGAAGAGGACGACCCTGCCCGGCAGGCTCTCCGTGACCGTGGAACTGCGCGGCACGCGCAACGTCTACCCGGAAACCGCAAGGAGGGATGCCGACGGCGTCTGGCAGTTTCTGCTCGGCCGCGGCGTGGTGGCCGGGTCGCGCGCCGACCTTCCGGCCTTCGCCGGCAAAGCCGTGCCGCTCGACAACGTCGAGATGATCCGCGCGCCCGCAGCCGGCGCGGTCCTGTTCCATCGCGATATCGGCGAAAGCGTGAAAGCGGGAGACCTGCTCGCGACGATCCTCACCAAGCCCGGCATGCCGGACGGTTCGGTGGAGGTCCGGGCGCCGCAGGACGGGCTGATCGTCACGCGCGTCTCGACGCGTTTCGCACGCCGCCGGTCGGACCTGATGAAGATCGCCTGCGCGGAACCCTCGAGCGCGGCGCGCAAGCCGGGCACGCTGGAGGCGTAG
- a CDS encoding 2'-5' RNA ligase family protein: protein MTSDQLSLNLGSFSPPRAGDVFYFAVLPEKQAAEQALELAHGDQQEHGLSGKIYDRDRLHVSLAKVREGRGLSEAVDEFAAKLGSRAKAAGFHLCFDRIVSVGHVRQYPRILTCGSSVPGFDALIREITGLRDISGEVIPHMTLFYSDRKAPHVDLARPIAWTVRGFALVHTRKGRGEFRIVDRWPLSL from the coding sequence ATGACTTCGGACCAGCTTTCTCTGAACTTGGGCTCTTTCTCCCCGCCACGAGCTGGCGATGTCTTTTACTTCGCTGTTCTTCCGGAGAAGCAGGCAGCCGAACAGGCGTTGGAACTTGCGCACGGCGATCAGCAGGAACATGGACTTTCCGGAAAGATCTATGACCGTGACCGGCTGCATGTGTCGCTTGCCAAGGTTCGCGAAGGCCGCGGGTTATCGGAAGCAGTCGACGAGTTTGCCGCCAAACTCGGTTCACGCGCGAAAGCCGCCGGGTTTCACCTATGTTTCGATCGCATTGTCAGCGTCGGCCATGTTCGCCAGTATCCGCGAATATTGACCTGCGGTAGCTCGGTTCCGGGCTTCGACGCGTTAATCCGGGAAATCACGGGCCTGCGGGATATATCGGGTGAGGTCATTCCGCATATGACGCTTTTCTACAGCGACCGCAAAGCTCCGCATGTCGATCTCGCGAGGCCAATCGCATGGACAGTTCGGGGCTTCGCACTTGTCCACACGCGCAAAGGGCGGGGAGAATTCAGGATTGTCGATCGCTGGCCGCTTTCGCTCTGA